GGATTTCCATCAACAGCCTATCGATTTTGTTCGTGGTGGTCCATTTATTATCAGTAATCCAGGGTGTTACGAAACAATTTTAGACATATTGTTATCTAATGGAGGCTATCAAAAGTAGAGTTGCGTCTAAAGACCGATTTCGTTCGACAAACTTTACTGTAAAATAACACTTAATATGTGACGGGATCATATTTTCATGTATCTCCATAAAGCTTGATCAATACATTCGGAAAGAAGTGACTTTGTTGGAGTATAAAAGAACGCAAAAACGTAAAAACCTAGTATTAAGATTTTTATTATGGTTCGTAGGTATTTTATTCATTTTAGCCATTATCGCTATTGCTTATCTCGCATTTAAAATTTTTGCAGTCGGGGGCGCCATTCATAATCCTTTAGATAGAAATCATTCAGAATTGAGATCAGGTAAGGTGGATTTGAGTAAGGGCGAACCTTTTTCTATTGCTTTATTTGGAATAGATTCAGATTCCCAACGTGAAAGTGCAGGTGGCGGTGAACGAAGCGATACAATTATGATTTTATCAGTAAATCCAGAAAAGAAAACGACAGAAATGATCAGTATTCCTCGTGATACACAAGCAGAAATCGTTGGACGTGATACGACAGAAAAAATTAACCATGCTTATGCCTATGGTGGTCCAGATATGGCAGTGAAGTCTATTGAAAAATTAATGGGTGTGCCAATTGATCATTATGCAACAGTTAATATGGATGGTTTGAAAGAAACAATCGATACGGTCGGCGGCATTGATGTGACAAGTAATGCGACATTTAATGCAGGGGGACATCAATTCACAAAAGGTCAACGTACGCATCTTGATGGTGATACCGCCATGTCATTTATTCGAAGCCGTAAAGAAGAAGGTGCAGGTGGAGACTTTGGTAGACAAGAAAGACAACAACTTGTGCTTCAAGGTTTAGCTGATAAGTTAACAGGTATTTCATCACTCACGAATTTTAATGCCTTAATGGACCAATTGAGTGACAACGTAAAGACAGATCTAACGATTGGTGAACTGAACCAAATTCGTAGCAACTACAGTGATGCCAATGACAACGTTAATCGACATCAATTAGACGGTTCTGGTGGGATTCAAAGTGATGGCCTTTATTACTTCATTCCAGATGAAACACAAAAACAATCACTAGTACAGCGGTATAAGCAAAATTTAAACTTATAAATGTATTGTTGATTTGAAAGCAGCCCCTTCAACCGTAACCAAGACAATTGAATCACCGAGTTGAGTTCGATAAATGATTAATATGCCTTGCAATGTATAACGTTATCCGCGTTCACATTGTAGGGCATTTTTTTAATTCTCGAGGTAGATAACTTTCTGATGCTTATTTGAAACAATTTTCAGATAACGATAAAATAAAGTGACTATTTACATAAGGGAGGAATTTGATGGAATGGCTTAAACTGATAGGTATCCTCATCATCGTTTTAGGTTTTTATTTTAAATGGGACACGATCGGGACAGTACTCATTGCAGCAATTGTGACAGGTCTCGTGTCTCATATGGATATGATGACGATTCTAGAAACACTGGGTAAAGCATTTGTTGATAATCGTATGGTGTCATTATTTATTTTAACGTTGCCCATGGTCGGGATGATTGAACGCTTTGGTTTGAAAACACAAGCGACACGGCTCATCAATCGTATCCAAGGTATCACTTCGGGGCGGATTATGTCTGTTTACTTATTCATTCGTGAAGTTGCGGGTCTCGCTTCAATTCGAATTGGTGGACATCCCCAATTTGTACGTCCGCTCATGAATCCAATGGTCCAAGCAGCGGCAAAAGCGAAATTTAAACAAAAAATAGAACCTGTAGACGAAGAAAAACTGAAAGCCCATATTGCTGCAATGGAAAATTATGGCAACTTCTTCGGGCAAAATTTATTTGTTGGCGCATCAGGGGTACTGTTGATTGTCGCCACGTTTCAATCATTACGTATGGAAGTCAAAGCTGTCGAGATTGCGTTATATTCTGCACCTATTGCGATTGTCGTGCTGATTATTGGTGTGATTCAAAATGTCTTATTTGATCGAAAAATGAACCGTAAGTATGATGAGAAAGGGGTGACACAAGATGAGTCCTCAAACGATTAGTCATATTCTAGAAATCTTCTATGTGCTTATCGGTTTACAGTTTATTTATACAGCTTATCGTGTGTATCGTGAACCGCGCAATATGAAAAGAGTCGGTACAGCCCTGTTTTGGTGTATTTTAGGTTTATTATTTATGGTAGGACCTTATATTCCGAATTGGATCAATGGTCTGCTTGTATTATTGATGGGCCTTTTAACGATAACGAAAAATGTAAAAATCGGAAAAGTGGTTGAGGTCGAACATCAAGAGGAAGAGAAAGGTGCGACACGTTTTGGCAATTTATTATTTATCCCAGCTGTCGTGTTAGCAATTGTTGCTGTCATTGTGTCGACTTGGACGCCATTAGGTGGTGCGATAGGGATAAGTATTTCTTCAATTGTTGGACTGATTGTTGCGTACTTGATTATCCGTCCGAAAGCGAAAGTCGGCTTGTACGATAGTGATCGTTTAGTGCAACAAATTGGGACAGTCGGCATCCTGCCACAATTTTTAGCGGCACTTGGTATTTTGTTTACAGTGAGTGGGGTAGGGACGACGATTTCAAAAGGGATATCGAGCTTTTTACCTCAAGATAATGCCTTACTCGGTGTCATCGCGTACATTTTAGGCATGGTGCTCTTTACGATGTTAATGGGAAATGCATTTGCAGCGTTTACAGTCATTACCGCGAGTATTGGTTTACCTTTTGTGATTCAAAATGGGGGTGACCCAACGATTGTCGGTGCATTGGCGATGACGGGCGGTTTTTGTGGCACATTGCTTACCCCTATGGCTGCAAACTTTAACACGTTGCCTGTTGCATTATTAGAAATGAAAGACGAATTAGCTGTAATTAAAGCACAAGCTCCGATGGCCGTCATGCTCATCGTGGCACATATCATTTTAATGTATGTACTTGCTTTTTAAATAAATAAAGGAGGTTTTAAGTCAATGAAAGTTTTAGTGACTGCATTTGATCCATTCGATGGTGAAAAGGTGAATCCGGCATTGCAAGCGGTACAACAATTGCCTGACACGATTGAAGGACACGTTATTGATAAGTTAGAAATTCCGACAGTGTTTTACAAAAGTATTAAAGTCGTTCGAGAAAAGCTTGCGCAAACAGAGTATGATATTGTGCTCGCTATAGGACAAGCAGGTGGACGTTATGAAATCACACCCGAACGCGTCGCCATTAACGTTGATGATGCACGTATTCCGGATAATGATGGGCAACAACCAATTGATCAGCGCATTCAACAAGATGGACCGCCAGCATATTTTACGCCATTACCCGTAAAACGTATGGTAGAGGCGATGCAAGCTGAAGGTGTGCCTGCAAGTCTATCGAATAGTGCCGGTACATTTGTATGCAATCATATGATGTACCAACTTGCTTATGAAGCAGAACGGCATTATCCAAAGTTGAAAACAGGATTTATACACGTGCCATTTGCGCCTACACAAGTGATTGATAAGCCAGGAAAACCATCGATGTCGATAGAAATGATGGTGAAAGGATTAACAGCTGCGATTCGCGTATGTCTCAACTATGATACAGATGTTGCGACAGTTCACGGCACGACGCATTAAAGTTCGAAAAATATGATGCGTGTCTGTACCTTAAAAGTGTTTAGAAATTTTTTTAGTATTTTTAAAATTAGTTTGCGATATATAAATTTTGGAAATCTGTTAACTTTTGGTTACTAAAGGTATAAAATGGAAATAACTAAGTATGTGGGGGCATCTTAGGCATATAAAATGAACAATTATTCCAGGGGGGATATTTATGCAAGAACATCTTATTGTAACTTTAGATGGTAAAGATTATCTTGTAGAACCGGGCAAAAATTTGCTTGAATTCATAAAAGAGCAACAAACGTTTGTACCCTCGATTTGTTATAACGAATCATTAGGACCTATTCAAACATGTGATACCTGTGCCGTTGAAATTGACGGTAAAATCGAACGTGCATGTGGGACGACGGTACAACGCTCAATGGTTGTGAACACGACAACACAACCGGTACAAGATAGCCAAAAGGAAGCATTAGATCGCATTTTAGAAAAACACCAACTTTATTGTACAGTCTGTGATTACAATAACGGTAACTGTGAAATTCATAATACGATGGACCAATGGGGATTGGAACATCAAACGTATGAATATAAACCGAAACCGTATGAAGTGGATTTTGGTCCGTTTTATCGTTATGATCCGAACCAATGCATTTTATGTGGACGTTGTGTCGAAGTGTGTCAAGACGTTCAAGTGAATGAAACATTGTCCATTGACTGGGACCGTGAACATCCACGTGTCATTTGGGATAACGACGTCTCAATTAATGACTCTTCATGTGTCGGCTGTGGTCAATGTGCAACAGTGTGTCCATGCAATGCGATGATGGAAAACAACATGGTCGGTAATGCAGGCTACATGACAGACATCGAGCCAGGCTCACTTGCTTCGATGATTGATTTAACGAAGAAAGCAGAAACAGGCTACGGTCCTTTATTTGCAGTGTCTGATTCCGAAGCGGCTATGCGTGAAGAACGTATTAAAAAGACGAAAACCGTATGTACATATTGTGGTGTCGGTTGTAGTTTCGAAGTATGGACGAAAGACCGTGAAATCTTAAAAGTGCAACCTTCTCACGATTCACCAGCAAACAAAATTTCTTCATGTGTGAAAGGGAAATTCGGTTGGGATTACGTCAATTCAGAAGAGCGTTTAACGAAACCACTCATTCGCCGTGGTGATCAATTTGAAGAAGTTGAATGGGATGAAGCGATTAAACATGTGGCGACACGTATGCAAGAAATTAAAGCGCAATTCGGTCCAGATGCATTGTCATTCATTTCATCTTCCAAAGCGACAAATGAAGAATCCTACTTAATGCAAAAACTTGCACGTCAAGTCATTGGTACGAACAATATCGACAACTGTTCAAGATATTGCCAAGC
Above is a genomic segment from Staphylococcus delphini containing:
- a CDS encoding LCP family protein produces the protein MEYKRTQKRKNLVLRFLLWFVGILFILAIIAIAYLAFKIFAVGGAIHNPLDRNHSELRSGKVDLSKGEPFSIALFGIDSDSQRESAGGGERSDTIMILSVNPEKKTTEMISIPRDTQAEIVGRDTTEKINHAYAYGGPDMAVKSIEKLMGVPIDHYATVNMDGLKETIDTVGGIDVTSNATFNAGGHQFTKGQRTHLDGDTAMSFIRSRKEEGAGGDFGRQERQQLVLQGLADKLTGISSLTNFNALMDQLSDNVKTDLTIGELNQIRSNYSDANDNVNRHQLDGSGGIQSDGLYYFIPDETQKQSLVQRYKQNLNL
- a CDS encoding DUF969 domain-containing protein, which translates into the protein MEWLKLIGILIIVLGFYFKWDTIGTVLIAAIVTGLVSHMDMMTILETLGKAFVDNRMVSLFILTLPMVGMIERFGLKTQATRLINRIQGITSGRIMSVYLFIREVAGLASIRIGGHPQFVRPLMNPMVQAAAKAKFKQKIEPVDEEKLKAHIAAMENYGNFFGQNLFVGASGVLLIVATFQSLRMEVKAVEIALYSAPIAIVVLIIGVIQNVLFDRKMNRKYDEKGVTQDESSND
- a CDS encoding DUF979 domain-containing protein; the protein is MSPQTISHILEIFYVLIGLQFIYTAYRVYREPRNMKRVGTALFWCILGLLFMVGPYIPNWINGLLVLLMGLLTITKNVKIGKVVEVEHQEEEKGATRFGNLLFIPAVVLAIVAVIVSTWTPLGGAIGISISSIVGLIVAYLIIRPKAKVGLYDSDRLVQQIGTVGILPQFLAALGILFTVSGVGTTISKGISSFLPQDNALLGVIAYILGMVLFTMLMGNAFAAFTVITASIGLPFVIQNGGDPTIVGALAMTGGFCGTLLTPMAANFNTLPVALLEMKDELAVIKAQAPMAVMLIVAHIILMYVLAF
- the pcp gene encoding pyroglutamyl-peptidase I; this translates as MKVLVTAFDPFDGEKVNPALQAVQQLPDTIEGHVIDKLEIPTVFYKSIKVVREKLAQTEYDIVLAIGQAGGRYEITPERVAINVDDARIPDNDGQQPIDQRIQQDGPPAYFTPLPVKRMVEAMQAEGVPASLSNSAGTFVCNHMMYQLAYEAERHYPKLKTGFIHVPFAPTQVIDKPGKPSMSIEMMVKGLTAAIRVCLNYDTDVATVHGTTH